The Nitrospinota bacterium DNA segment CCGCTATCTCGCCCTCCCCGGAGGGAGGTTAAAAAATTCCCAACCGGCAATACACTTCATCTTCCAGTTGATCAACATGCGGAAGAATGATTTTTAACGCCATCCGCACATCCTTAACGAATTTCAACTCAGGGGGATGGCCCCGGTCGGCAAATCGTCTGAGAGTTTCCGTACAAAAACTATCCAGATCAATGACCTGATTGAGCGTGTCAGCAGGCAGGTCTTCCAAGCCCACTTCATTTTGCTCCAGAAACCGTAAAATCCCGATCAAACTGAGTTTCACGCCAACACTTTTATCCCGCAAATCCCGTATCAAACTGGATTCGGGTTGCTTCAAATCATCGCAAATGCCATGCAACAACTTCCTCAGCCGTTGATAAAAAGCGTCATGCTGTTTTTTATCGAGAAACAGTTTCCCCTGGCCTCCGAAAAGAAGATCAAATACAGATTCAATCTTGAACTTGTCCGATGCCATCACCGTATAAAGGATGGAAATAAATTCCGATTCGTGAAAAGGCAACCCGAGATCCTGAAAAATTTCCTCAAGCGATCCACTTTCTCCCTTGGGAGCCGGACGGGTTTCTTCCTTAACAAATCCGGTGGATTCCGATTTCCATTTCGGAACCAATTGCACCTTGCCGCCCTCGCAACTGACAACACTCAACTCCTGAAGCGACTCCAGGAAATCCGTCAATGAAAAGGCAGGTACGTCCAGAAGTTCCTGATCCATTGAAAAAAATGCCCGCAAAATCTGTTTTTCCAGGGAGGCCTCGACAAACTCCTGGCCTTCATAGAAACGATTGACCAAAGTTTCCAGGGAAACATTCAGGAACCGGAGCTTGAACTGTTTTGATTTCACCCTCACCTTAGGGATGGGGAGAATTTGAAAAACACCCTTACTGTAATCGACCAGCTTGATGAGCAATCCGTCTCCGGATTTGCATCTGCCCGTGGAATACAATTTCTGCATATCCCAGACATTGGTCATCACCAGGCTTTTTCCCGGCATCCACTCATTGACACGAATATCGTCAGGGAAATGGTGCTCTGCTGAGTATTGATAAAAATGGATGACCTCTTCGATATAAAAATTCTTTTTCAGCTTGGGGATTTCTTCGCCGTCCGGCCCCAGAAATGTCAAATCCGTTTCCATAAGCCCACTGGACACAAAGGGAATCATCCGGTGACCCGGAATAAAAACCTTCCGGGAAATTTCGAATTTACCCAGATGAATCAGCAGAGGAATATGCTGAATCTTTTCCAGAACCGCAGGATACGGAAGATAATCATTAGAATCCGTCCCGATAACGTATTGATGATCCGAAAGCTTGCGCTTTAGATGATCCATCGAAGTCTTGGACATTTTTTTTCGCCACCGCTCCTCGACTTCCCTGGCAAAGTCCTCCACGGTGAATGGCGACTGGGATTCCCTGATAAAGTTGTCGATCAATGTTTTGAGAGTCGGTTTTCTTGGCATAAAAGCTGAGTGAAGGGTGAAAGCGCTTTTCCAATGGCTGGTTTTTAAGGAAAGCGCCCTGGCAGGAAATTCTTTTGGTTTTGAGGTTTAGAAGAACCCAGGTGAACGATGAATCCTGTTTGAGTTCTTTGAAAAATTCGTCCTTACAATACTGCGTATCGGAACTCCAAATTTAGCTGGCGTAGATTAGCACAATTTCCATCCAGAGCTAATTTTTTTTCAATATTTTTTTCACCATTTCTTCTCTTTGAAACTTAATTGATTTTCATATGCGGGAAAGCTATCATCATTTAAATACCATTCATCAGAAGGGGATCTTTTGATGCCCTCTATTTCATAGCAGGAGAAAGATCATGGCGCTTAATCTTGAGCCGGTGTATCAGGAAATTTTTGGAAAACTGAAAACCCGGAAAAAATTTGTGATCAAAAACATTGAAAAAAATTTATTGACCGTCGAGCAGGATGAAGAAATTTGCGGGCAGAAAGAACCCAGAAAGTTTGAGTTCAAAAGCCCCAGGGAATTCGAGGCGTTTGTCCACCAGGAAAACCTGTTTGAGCAGGACATCGTCAATCAACTGTCAGGCAATCAGATGCCTTACCGGTAGTCAAGCATCCTTCCAGAGCGGCGGCGCAATGCCTTGTTGCTTTTCCTCAGGCTATCGTACGATTGAACCGAATCAACTTCCGGAATAACCCGGTTTTATTTCTTAACGGTCCAATCGCCATTTTCCATTTGAATTTTTTCTCCGGGTTGGACGCTGTCGCGGTTGAGGCTGGCAAAAATTTTCCGTACTTTGGGGAGGTCCCCCTCGGAAAATGCTTCGTTGGTGGCGATGGTTCGCTTTAATATCGTCAGGCGGTCCGCGTTTTCTTCTTCAATGATCGCCTGAGCGAATGATTTGAACTGTGGGTCTTTAAGCGTTTTTTCGTTATCGAAAAAAATCAGTAACCCGGCATTGCCCTCCCCCGCAACTCCGGTTTGTTTGAACATCTGGATATCGTCGCGGTTGAACTCCTGCCGTTGCATGGCGCGGATGGCTGCTTTTTTCCCCGGCGGAATTTCGGCAACGGTTTTAAGCTTGCCCTCTTCATCCACGGAACGGACCGAGGCCAGCAACAGCATGTCATTTCCCAGCTCTTCATAACTCCCCAGAATCTGGTTCTCCAGAGCCGTTTTTTGATCAACAACAGTAACGTCCACATCTACCAGCTTGCCACAGGCCGATAACCACAGAGCCGCGACCAACCCCACCCAAATTTTAAAATTCTTTCCTCTAATAGACGCCAAGTTTTTTTTCATGGTTGCACCCTCATCCAGAGAATTTTTTGAGCACCAGCGCGGAATTTTTTGAGCCAAAAGAGATGCAGTTGCTGATGGCAATTTTAACAGAAGTTTCCTTTCCTTCGTTACATATATAGTCCATATCACATTCCGGGTCCGGATTTTCCATATTGATCGTGGGAGTCAGAAAACCGTTTTTAAGGGACAACGCTGAAACGGTGACTCCCATCGCGCCAGACGCTCCCTGGGGATG contains these protein-coding regions:
- a CDS encoding DUF1318 domain-containing protein — protein: MKKNLASIRGKNFKIWVGLVAALWLSACGKLVDVDVTVVDQKTALENQILGSYEELGNDMLLLASVRSVDEEGKLKTVAEIPPGKKAAIRAMQRQEFNRDDIQMFKQTGVAGEGNAGLLIFFDNEKTLKDPQFKSFAQAIIEEENADRLTILKRTIATNEAFSEGDLPKVRKIFASLNRDSVQPGEKIQMENGDWTVKK